The genomic interval attcgaatgcggtgactaggcaacgtaacgactgAACTaccactcgcaacgtagcctaattgATGGTGTTGTGTcgttaaatgttgtgaaaacatacacaaaatgctttgtccattcatctatgtaaaatgaatagaagacgagctcttttcttgctctcctaacgttggatgtgaatctgatatgaattttGATAACGGTCTcttatcgaacatctggaaatccgccgcggggtttctgccttgagttgaacttttttcaactccatccaacccgccttgcgctgatatcaggcgcgtaatccgctcattttcattgacaaacaatagaacacatccgcctcctactgtaaaatccgcgttctgtgtgatcgcgccctaaatgagtcttgctcagggatgcaaactgaatcTCAGTGTAAACTGACAGTAAAGTATTGTATCGTAGGCCAGCAGCCAAGCCTCGCCCTTTCTGGCCGAGATcactcccacccccatccccaccccgacggttgtcatggcgactGCTACGTTGGCCCCCTCTTCGGACCAGACCACGCCCCCAGAGACGCAGGTCACGCCCACACAGGCCCAGGGGTCGCCCTTGGCGACAGTAGCCCCCGCGCTGCCCCCACACGCACAGTTCATCACCACGGAGATACAAGACTCTCCAGCGCACAGTATCGAGCATGGCAACGCCCAGAGCACCCCGCAATATATAGTGGTGACCgtcacaggtagacacacacacacacacacacacacacacacacacacacacacacacacacacacacacacacacacatacacacacatatatattcatactcatattcatatttttttctctcttcctccatatatctcctctcctctcctttcctaattttcctctcctctcctctcctctcctctcctctcctctcctctcctatcctctcctctcctctccaatactctctcctcctctcctctcctctcctctcctctcccctctcctccctcctcttctctcgtctcatctcgtttcctctcctctcccctcctctcctctcctctcctctcttctcttctcctctcctctcctctcctatcctctcatttcctctcttctcttctcctttcttaacctttcctctcctctcctctcctcttctctcctctcctctcctcctcctctcctctcctcccctcgcttctccactactctctcctctcctctcctctcctctcctctcctctcctctcctctcctctcctctcctcccccctctcctcccctctcctctcctctcctctcctctcctctcctctcctctcctctcctctcctctcctctcctctcttctcttctcctctcctctcctttcctctcctctgctgttctcctcctctcctctagagGGCTCTCTTGCCTCCAGTGACTCTGTGTCTGAGTCCAGTTCCCCTCCTGCCGTGCTGCACACCACTGTCCCAACTCAGCTGCTGCAACAGGtgggtgaaacacacacacacacacacacacacacacacacacacacacacacacacacacacacacacacacacacacacacacacacacacacacacacacacacacacacagtcgcacacatacacacacacacacacacacagtcgcacacacacacacacacacacacacacacagacagacacacacacacacacacatacacacacacacagtcgcacacacacacacacacacacacacacacttgcacacacacagtcgcccacacacacacacactcgcacacacactcgcacacacacacttgcacacacacacacacacactcaccattagtgtcagggccgctgacaactttgcccgggcccagcacaaagtcatctgaaagggccccaaacccaacgcataaggggtcttacatactagggcggtaaagcgtcgcggaacggctgcggcttttaccggcgtcagtgaaaatacattgaaacagggatcttgaggggtcataggggtgaaggaggtctgtgaggtagtggggtgccagaccatggagggacttgaaggttaggaggaggactttgtaggtaatgcgtgacttgatggggagccagtgaagctgcttgagtatgggggtgatgtgctgccagggtctagtgcctgttatgatcctggcagcagagttctggacatattgcagtctgtctagggccttgttgggtagaccaagcaggatggcattgcaatagtccagacgggaggagatgaaagagtgagtgagcgtctccgtaactgtcttagagagtgaaggcctgagtctggagatgtttcggagatgatacaatgccgatttggtgacttttttgatgtgggagtgaaatgaaagtgatgaatccaagatgacacccaggttacgttcttcaggggatggggtgatggtgcatccatcgatgtccaggtggagatctccaaccttcctttgcaGCATTGCTACCCACCATGAgctcaaggaaatgatttcctgtctcaccaataagtcaataagtttaaagccctcaccaacattatattattgtaaTGAATTTGAATAGAatatgaaatgaacacacatctgcattcgactgcagtccctctttgtttaatctcagcGGTCAccattcctttgattctgcgcagcgatggcaaaatcagtctgctgttgcttgggggggcccagaagcattcagaccctctgaagggggaatgatgaaaaaagaagaagatgagaaccactgggctaggatGACAggtgggaaactttattgttttctccacgggggcggggctaggaggcggggcgaggaatgCACCCCATATCATCGATCTGCGTCCTCTTCCTCCATATTGTGTGAGTCTTGTTAGTCCAGGCTGTCCATTTGGTCTGAGTTCTCTGCCTCCACATTGGGCGAGTCCTCTGCGTCGGCCATGTTGGGAGTGTCGAGTGCGCGCGCCCCGAAGCGTTGGCGGCGAGAGAGGGCCTTGAGGCTGCGAGGGTGAGGGGCGTGGCTCCAACGCCGGCCCAGGAGGCGGGCCCTCTTCTCCAGGACCAATGGCGGCGGATCCCCTCGAAGCCATGGCCTATCAgatacaatcatcatcatcatcatcatcatcatcatcatcatcatcattgtaatAACTGTGATAATCATCATTGTTACTTATTTTGCTGTCCCCGTAGCCACGgccagttataataataataatgaaatgcacTCAGAAGGAGTgggagctgtttgatagaacccAAGGGAGCTGTTCTGGGGTgcttttctcgaaaccatagttgctacctatgttagctactttgttgtttgcagtgcaattttccATTAGCAACAACCcaaattgctaactggctagcaagtaGACATTATAATGTTATGCAagttttcttccttctttttgtggagttagaaactggaatgtgaaaATTCGCCCTgttccgcaattcaatttgcggtcagtaggggcgtctagatttataggcctgcaatggtgaagaatctttaaagaaaaaaaaaaatcctggttccggtttgtgatccggatcaccaccaaaattgaatcacttattcctttggtcatttccaacaactccacaaagtttcatccaaatctgttcattagtttttgagttatcctgttgacaaacagacagacaagctaaCAGACAAACCAATCATTGCTCTTAACTTAGTGATACtgacccatttttggaaataagcttattttacacctccctttgagttaaataataggttttcaccgttctcctgtactttcaactgttctctgggtatggcagtgcacattttacctccatgctggcagttaacattgagtcctatgagaccagctgccgGCTAactggaggtaacatttgcactgccatacacagagaacggttgaaggaatgggagaacggtaaaaccctatcatttaactcaaggggaggtgtaaagtaagcttatttccaaaaatgggacagtattactttaacctaacctggtttactcctgagccagctttgtagtataggcccctgtactgtactgtagggttATTCACCTTTGTGGCACGTTCTCCGCCGTCTGGGTTCTTGTCCTGCCACGCCCCCTCCCACGCCCCCTGCCATGACGACGCCCCCTTCCCCTCCCACGCCGCTGTAGCTGtgccctgacgcacacacacacacacacacacacacacacacacacacacacacacacacacacacacacacacacacacacacatgcaaacacacacacacacacacaccacacacacacacacacacacgacacacacgcacacacacacacatgcaaacacacgcacacaggcaaacacgcatacacacacgcaaacacagacacacacacacacacacacacacgcaaacacacatacacacacgcaaacatacacacacacacaaacagacagttaCACCAGcgtatgtgacacacacacacacacacacacacacacacacacacacatgcaaacacacacacaaacacgcaaacacacataaacagacagttACACCAGCGTATGTGACAAATACTGCAAAAATACTGTACTACTCTATTATACAAAATTGTTAAGCTTATGTGTAcgtgcatacgcgcacacactctctctctctctctctctctctctctctctctctctctctctctctctctctctctctctctctctctctctctctctctctctcacacacacacacacacacacaaacacacaccgcatacagacacacacacacacacacacaaacacacaccgcatacagacacacacacacacacacacacacacacacacacacacacacacacacacacacacacacacacacacacacacacacacacaccgcatacagAGCTAGACCGCTTTGTGTTACAAATACATACTATACTCTATTTAGGGcccgaggccctattgttcttgctttgtgatacatttttcccgcacgtcgggccatttttgaggtggttgccatgcgtaactttgaacgaaacttggcacaggtgttggatatggtggcacgatggactccaataaagctcagcccccaaatcggccgacgggctcagtagcgcccccttaagtcatgggcctatggggcgggaccggcataaagttgaagctaagggcaccaaattgtttgtgcttgtataactcaccaagacaagcaaaaaagtctttaaggtgccatggccacacccaacaggaagtgaggtaattggagctaaagttgaacttttgtcaacttttggcatacgacaaaattgtcataccatgaactttgatgtacttgtcctaaaccgtacaactgtttggtttcgtttcaatttgtaaatgatcttaagacatcgcagatgatatattgcgaaggaattttcaatatgttgtaagaaaacaagatggcggcttgatgtattctgatgaaaaaatgaccgaaaatgtgcctccactgtgccctttctgagggggttgccatgcatatctttcaaagttgctttgcacaggtgtttggtaggacacaacgtacctctcaaaacaagccccacccctaactcaggacatgggctctgtagcgcccccttaagtcatgggcctatggtgtgggaccggcataaagttgaagctacggactccaaattttttttgtgtgtgtatctcactatgcCAATCAAAAAGGTCCTTGGGATGCCAtgaccacacccaacaggaagtgaggtaattggactagaaattcaacttttgacatacgtcaaaattgtcataccatgaactttgatgtacttgtcctaaaCCGTAgaactgttcggtttcgtttcattttgtaaatgatcttaagacattgcagatgatatattgcgaaggaattttcaatatgttgtaagaaaacaagatggcggcttgatgtattctgatgaaaaaatgacagaaaatgtgcctccactatgccctttctgagggggttgccatgcatatatttcaatgttgctttgcacagttgtttggtaggacacaacgtacctcaaaaaacaagccccaccccttagtcagcacatgggctctgtagcgcccccttaagtcatgggcctatggggtgagaccggcataaagttgaagctacggactccaaaatttgtgcgtgtgtgtatctcactaagccaatcaaaaaagtctttaggatgccatggccacacccaacaggaagtgaggtaattggacatgaaatgcaacttttgacatgcgacaaaattgtcataccacgaactttgatgtacttgtcctgaaccgtacaactgttcggtttcgtttcattttgtaaatgatcttaagacattgcagatgatattttgcgaaggaattttcaatatgttgtaagaaaacaagatggcggcttgatgtattctgatgaaaaaatgacagaaaatgtgcctccactatgccctttctgagggggttgccatgcatatatttcaatgttgctttgcacagttgtttggtaggacacaacgtacctcacaaaacaagccccaccccttagtcagcacatgggctctgtagcgcccccttaagtcatgggcctatggggtgggaccggcataaagttgaagctacggactccaaaatttgtgtgtgtgtgtatctcactaagccaatcaaaaaagtctttagaatgccatggccacacccaacaggaagtgaggtaattggacatgaaatgcaacttttgacatgcGACAAAATTTTCATACcacgaactttgatgtacttgtcctgaaccgtacaactgttcggtttcgtttcaatttgtaaatgatcttaagacattgcagattatatattgcgaaggaattttcaatatgttgtaagaaaacaagatggcggcttgatgaattctggtgaaaaaatcacagaaaatgtgccctttctgagggggttgccatgcatatctttcaaagttacttcacACAGGTGTTTGatagggcagcacgtacctctccaaacaagccccgcccctaactcagtacatgggctctgtagcacccccttaagtcatgggcatATGGAGCGGGTTCGGCAtgaagttcaagctacggacttcaaaatttttatgaatgtgtatctgactaaaacgaacaaaaatgtcatgcagtgacatggccacgcccaacaggaagtgagataattggacctcttattgaaacaggaagttggccactcttttagtttgcagtgttttcaaaacagtgcaaatgcatgtgttcatgcatataatgaatataaacctttttctatatgcctactatggcaacctgatatagcgccaccatgtggtagtcaaatgaactgcagtaaaagtggagttcttaaaaatctttatctcgtgaaccaaACGtcttagagactccatttttgttttgggcag from Engraulis encrasicolus isolate BLACKSEA-1 chromosome 17, IST_EnEncr_1.0, whole genome shotgun sequence carries:
- the LOC134467097 gene encoding MHC class II regulatory factor RFX1-like — its product is MTSPDYAAGEMPQSSSQTPGGSSSSNSVGVVVTQVGGSNSSSVSAGGGVVTQVSGSLALVPQGGSIVVLAQGPLSSSSLPDGGSVIGLTQEGSDTEAPQASSQASPFLAEITPTPIPTPTVVMATATLAPSSDQTTPPETQVTPTQAQGSPLATVAPALPPHAQFITTEIQDSPAHSIEHGNAQSTPQYIVVTVTEGSLASSDSVSESSSPPAVLHTTVPTQLLQQHCYPP